From a single Lentisphaera profundi genomic region:
- a CDS encoding HigA family addiction module antitoxin: MKTNLTNKDMCDWLKDNGYPLMAHPGEHVKEFLEDMNISAYKLAQDLNIPRSGISGIINGDRKITIAIGVKLSHYFSQSFPFWVNLQNNFEVNYIEKSQLEEIEKLPLAVAQ, encoded by the coding sequence ATGAAAACGAATTTAACAAACAAAGATATGTGCGATTGGCTGAAGGATAACGGCTATCCCCTAATGGCTCACCCCGGTGAGCATGTGAAGGAATTTTTAGAGGACATGAACATATCCGCTTATAAATTGGCTCAAGACCTAAACATCCCCCGTTCGGGTATCAGTGGGATTATTAACGGGGATCGCAAAATCACTATTGCTATTGGAGTTAAGCTCTCTCATTACTTTAGCCAATCTTTTCCTTTTTGGGTGAATCTACAAAATAACTTTGAAGTTAATTATATAGAAAAATCACAGCTTGAAGAAATCGAAAAACTTCCACTTGCGGTAGCACAGTAG
- a CDS encoding type II toxin-antitoxin system RelE/ParE family toxin: MQFKDKETAKVAQGQMSRKLPQQIQAKALRLIQRLDAATCPEDMMNPPGNRWEILKGDRQGDYSVRINNQWRICWAWEKGPVRVEITDYH; the protein is encoded by the coding sequence ATGCAGTTTAAAGACAAGGAGACCGCCAAAGTTGCTCAAGGTCAAATGAGTCGCAAGCTTCCTCAACAAATCCAAGCCAAAGCGCTGAGACTTATTCAGAGACTTGATGCAGCTACTTGTCCTGAAGATATGATGAACCCTCCGGGCAATCGTTGGGAAATCTTGAAGGGCGATCGCCAAGGTGATTACTCCGTGCGAATCAATAATCAATGGCGAATTTGTTGGGCTTGGGAAAAAGGCCCCGTGAGAGTTGAGATAACAGACTACCATTGA
- a CDS encoding DUF7133 domain-containing protein, which produces MFKQFFLTFLITCSFILSAANENDYYTITDIPVPEGFEVTCIEVLPNKKIAVGSRRGDIYIIENAYDNDPKNDKWTLFATGIHEPLGLSYYKGWLWCTQRPEVTRMKDVDGDGFADKYECISDDWGINGNYHEYAFGTKHDKEGNIWVVLCLTGSGGAASDFRGWCVRINENGDLIPTASGIRSPGGMGINHLGDVFYSDNQGLWNGTSSVKHLKIGSFQGNPTGNKFYSLTDEIGPKTPDPKSGGRIVTERETIKDFVPPAANLPHQKLGTSTSGIACDTTNGKFGPFQNQLFANDQGQSLISRLALEQVNGVYQGMAIKFREGFGSGNVPAVMSPDGALFIGGTNRGWNSTGRKPGALERVNWTGKTPFEVHHMQITKTGFNLVFTEKIDPASLTSESIKANANTWIYQSGYGSPEVDIIDLKITDVKFANDAMSAHITLDKIYKGHTHNFDFGSIKSAKGNPLLHSNAYYTVNEVLGEVHIVPAVNPAPKKKKKVVKKKK; this is translated from the coding sequence ATGTTTAAGCAATTTTTCCTGACTTTTCTAATCACTTGTTCATTCATTCTAAGTGCTGCCAATGAAAATGATTATTACACCATAACTGACATCCCTGTACCAGAAGGTTTTGAAGTTACTTGTATCGAAGTTTTACCCAATAAAAAAATCGCTGTGGGTTCGCGTCGAGGTGATATTTATATCATTGAAAATGCTTATGATAATGACCCCAAGAATGATAAATGGACGCTCTTTGCTACAGGCATTCACGAGCCTCTCGGTCTCTCCTATTACAAGGGCTGGCTGTGGTGCACACAACGCCCAGAAGTTACCCGTATGAAAGATGTTGATGGCGATGGTTTCGCCGACAAATATGAATGTATCAGCGATGATTGGGGTATTAATGGTAATTACCACGAATACGCATTTGGCACCAAGCACGATAAAGAGGGTAATATATGGGTTGTCTTATGCCTTACAGGCTCTGGCGGGGCAGCAAGCGATTTCCGTGGCTGGTGTGTGCGCATAAATGAAAATGGCGATCTCATCCCTACTGCTTCGGGCATTCGTTCCCCTGGGGGAATGGGCATCAATCATTTAGGTGATGTTTTTTACTCCGATAATCAAGGTTTATGGAATGGCACCAGTTCAGTCAAGCACCTTAAGATCGGCTCTTTCCAAGGCAACCCTACTGGCAATAAATTCTACAGTTTAACCGATGAAATAGGCCCAAAGACTCCAGATCCAAAGTCCGGTGGTCGCATCGTCACTGAAAGAGAAACAATCAAAGACTTTGTTCCTCCTGCGGCTAATTTACCTCACCAAAAATTAGGTACGTCGACAAGCGGTATTGCTTGCGATACCACAAATGGCAAATTTGGTCCCTTTCAAAATCAACTTTTTGCCAACGATCAAGGACAATCGCTCATCTCTCGCCTCGCACTTGAACAAGTCAATGGCGTTTACCAAGGCATGGCAATTAAATTCAGAGAGGGATTTGGCTCGGGCAATGTACCCGCAGTGATGTCTCCCGATGGCGCCTTATTTATCGGTGGTACAAATCGAGGATGGAATAGTACAGGCCGTAAACCCGGTGCTTTAGAACGTGTTAACTGGACGGGAAAAACGCCTTTTGAAGTTCATCACATGCAAATCACCAAAACTGGATTTAATCTTGTCTTTACAGAAAAAATTGACCCGGCTTCTTTGACGTCAGAAAGCATTAAGGCTAACGCTAACACATGGATTTACCAAAGTGGTTATGGCAGCCCTGAAGTTGATATCATTGATCTAAAAATCACTGATGTGAAATTTGCTAATGATGCCATGTCGGCCCACATCACTTTAGATAAAATCTATAAAGGTCACACTCATAATTTTGATTTCGGATCCATTAAATCTGCCAAAGGTAATCCTCTGCTTCATAGCAACGCTTACTACACGGTGAATGAAGTCTTGGGCGAAGTCCACATTGTTCCCGCAGTAAACCCCGCTCCCAAAAAGAAAAAGAAGGTCGTCAAGAAAAAGAAATAA
- a CDS encoding c-type cytochrome: MNKFRQHLLIFTVSLFYAASLYAAPNKGKEIYTKSCVVCHTPNGAGLAGPAGAPNLTILKKVYAKEQMAAILSGKRKSVGSTTMKAVLASMALTPVELNAALDYALKLPEAPSHNFYEGNAIKGKKAYEKCIHCHGTDAMGYHNAGLPAPRLLGQSNYYIFEQLKHFKQNIRGTETAGALQMQALMKDMSEDEYKDIAAYICSLDDSPTKIQDLTFKVYKGKWSKLPNFAEITPVKSGKLSDGLLDLQVSEQKNGFGMAFEGYLEVPTDGEYKFTLRSDDGSKLYLNDRSNLIINNDGIHGANDKTSKYIQLKKGRTKILVDYFDGAGQKELVLSWSLKNHFTNRYLSATTSASKKGKGPKLPPKILAAQDGKALLMRNFLNNKNARSIGVAYPGKMNLIFDATNMSFVSFWNGQFFDIAPMWHRRGTSHLIPLSDELINYGTDLQFAELANKNSKWPLELNRNSNVRRTHNLRFRGYSLDKNRYPTFEYSLGETQFHDFFTPNKTKTGFIRTIKIKGSSKNLWFRVAMDKISQNGDSYTLSKSVIQLKGAQLRAIGNAQELLVPVKFTNGEATLTLQYTFKGVL; this comes from the coding sequence ATGAATAAATTTCGTCAACACTTACTGATTTTCACAGTAAGCCTCTTCTATGCCGCCTCTCTCTATGCGGCTCCCAATAAAGGAAAAGAGATCTACACCAAATCATGCGTCGTCTGCCATACACCCAATGGCGCTGGTTTAGCTGGTCCCGCTGGGGCTCCAAACTTAACAATCCTCAAAAAAGTTTACGCCAAAGAACAAATGGCCGCTATTTTGAGCGGGAAAAGAAAAAGTGTCGGTAGTACCACAATGAAAGCGGTTCTTGCTTCCATGGCACTCACGCCCGTAGAACTCAATGCCGCACTTGATTATGCCCTAAAGCTTCCGGAAGCCCCCTCACATAATTTTTATGAGGGCAATGCTATCAAGGGTAAAAAAGCCTACGAAAAATGTATTCATTGCCATGGCACAGATGCCATGGGTTACCACAACGCGGGCTTACCGGCACCTCGACTCCTTGGCCAATCTAACTACTACATATTTGAACAACTCAAGCACTTCAAACAAAATATCCGCGGTACTGAAACTGCGGGTGCCTTACAGATGCAGGCCCTCATGAAAGATATGAGTGAAGATGAGTACAAAGATATCGCTGCTTACATATGCTCACTTGATGATAGCCCCACTAAAATTCAGGATCTCACTTTCAAGGTCTACAAAGGCAAGTGGTCCAAACTTCCAAATTTTGCAGAGATAACTCCTGTAAAAAGCGGGAAACTTTCTGATGGTTTATTAGATCTTCAAGTTTCTGAACAAAAAAATGGCTTCGGCATGGCTTTTGAAGGCTACCTCGAAGTTCCCACTGATGGCGAATACAAATTCACCCTACGCTCTGACGATGGCTCGAAACTTTACTTGAATGATCGCTCTAATTTAATTATAAATAATGATGGCATTCACGGCGCCAATGATAAAACAAGTAAGTACATTCAGTTAAAAAAGGGTCGTACTAAAATTTTAGTTGACTACTTCGATGGTGCCGGGCAAAAGGAACTCGTTCTTAGTTGGAGTCTCAAAAACCACTTTACAAATCGCTACCTATCTGCGACTACATCCGCTAGCAAGAAAGGTAAGGGACCTAAGCTCCCTCCTAAGATTCTCGCTGCTCAAGATGGCAAAGCTCTACTGATGCGCAACTTCCTCAATAATAAAAATGCCCGCTCCATTGGCGTTGCCTACCCGGGGAAGATGAATTTAATCTTTGATGCGACAAACATGAGTTTTGTTTCCTTCTGGAATGGCCAGTTCTTTGATATTGCACCCATGTGGCATCGCCGTGGCACTAGCCACCTTATCCCCCTCAGTGATGAACTCATCAACTATGGCACGGATTTACAATTTGCTGAGCTCGCAAATAAAAATTCTAAATGGCCACTGGAACTCAACCGTAATTCAAATGTTCGCCGGACTCATAATTTACGTTTCCGTGGCTACTCTTTAGATAAAAATCGCTATCCAACTTTTGAATATAGCTTAGGCGAAACTCAATTTCATGACTTCTTTACTCCGAATAAAACAAAAACTGGCTTCATTCGCACCATAAAAATTAAGGGCAGTTCTAAAAACTTGTGGTTCCGTGTCGCCATGGATAAGATTTCACAAAATGGTGATTCATACACCCTCTCAAAAAGTGTCATTCAGCTTAAAGGTGCTCAACTCCGCGCTATCGGCAATGCCCAAGAATTACTTGTACCCGTAAAATTCACTAATGGTGAAGCCACTCTTACCCTCCAATATACCTTTAAAGGAGTACTCTAA
- a CDS encoding adenylyltransferase/cytidyltransferase family protein — MANKDKIISLSQFIQWKAEFQGKVVATNGVFDLLHPGHMEYLEEASELGNALVIALNSDASVKALKDPRRPIINEEDRAYMLASLDCVTKVVIFDDLEALNTLLEIQPHIYVKGGDYTIDTINQNERRALEERDIEIQILKFKAGFSTTLMIEKIIKAYG, encoded by the coding sequence ATGGCTAATAAAGATAAAATCATAAGCCTTTCACAGTTCATTCAGTGGAAAGCTGAATTCCAAGGAAAAGTAGTGGCCACCAATGGTGTCTTTGACTTACTTCACCCTGGACATATGGAATATCTTGAAGAAGCCTCGGAACTTGGCAATGCTTTAGTGATCGCCCTTAATAGTGATGCTTCAGTAAAAGCCCTTAAAGATCCACGTCGCCCCATTATCAATGAAGAAGATCGCGCCTACATGCTCGCTTCACTCGATTGCGTTACTAAAGTTGTCATCTTTGACGACCTAGAAGCCCTTAATACTCTTTTAGAGATCCAGCCACATATTTACGTTAAAGGCGGAGATTATACCATCGACACCATTAATCAAAATGAACGTCGGGCACTTGAAGAAAGAGATATTGAAATCCAAATCCTCAAGTTTAAAGCTGGTTTTTCTACCACGCTCATGATCGAAAAGATCATTAAGGCTTACGGCTGA
- the rpmB gene encoding 50S ribosomal protein L28, whose product MAKECHFCGKKPHVGGTIVHRGIAKKAGGIGLKLVKTNKRVFKPNIQKVKAKINGTACTINVCTACIRTGLVVK is encoded by the coding sequence ATGGCTAAAGAATGTCACTTTTGCGGAAAAAAACCACATGTTGGTGGAACAATTGTTCACCGTGGTATTGCGAAGAAAGCTGGTGGTATCGGTTTAAAACTTGTTAAAACTAACAAGCGTGTTTTTAAACCAAACATCCAGAAAGTTAAGGCCAAAATCAACGGCACTGCTTGCACTATTAATGTTTGCACAGCATGTATTCGTACAGGTCTTGTGGTAAAGTAA
- a CDS encoding ATP-dependent helicase yields the protein MSVLLDRLNDEQRQAVMTTEKPLLILAGAGTGKTMVVTSRIAFIVQSGRAEPDEILAVTFTNKAANEMKERAGKLIGQKAVKDLWVSTFHSFGMKILRKYAYQAGYAPNFTLAEYGDQVGLVKQGLNELGLIEDGMSQDPKALLSLISMAKAKNQTPEDLEESGDAWEQRVGSIYRYYQEYLHALNIMDFDDLLMLTVRLLQKDEKVRSLLQQKFKYVMVDEFQDTNHIQMELLHALLPKENPNICVVGDDDQSIYSWRGAEVANILSFPEIFPGGTLIKLEQNYRSTNVILNAANKVISINSQRHVKNLWSAQEGGEKLKVVACGSEEREAKTIADSILNKVNGRENTYGDCAILYRSNHQSRALEDAMRRGRIPYKVIGDTSFYERKEVRDAFAFLKIIQNPRDDFSFLRVLDVPPRGIGPRTIKTLREKAVEHKTSVYDLVCNQEFMENFGRSSDAVVKFNNRVAEFREKFQEQTSLAKLVDDYFEGVGYIEGLGRMYKPREDAEKRYKNVIEIVHTIEAREKDEKRCIPLQEYLEAVGLMEEYRRRQEKDEDPNTVMLLTVHASKGLEFPCVYVTGMEKNLFPHEKSSGLKALAEERRLFYVALTRAKSDLILTWAKMRKAGRRMSQRMPSQFLGELPADLVDHCRPQDLLKKLSKEEFLAQLKTLKFDK from the coding sequence ATGAGTGTATTACTAGATCGTTTAAATGATGAACAGCGTCAAGCAGTTATGACTACTGAAAAGCCTTTGTTAATTCTGGCAGGGGCGGGAACTGGCAAAACTATGGTGGTGACGAGCCGTATTGCCTTTATTGTGCAGAGCGGACGCGCTGAACCGGACGAAATCCTTGCTGTGACCTTTACCAACAAAGCCGCGAACGAGATGAAAGAGCGCGCGGGCAAGCTTATTGGCCAGAAAGCCGTGAAAGACCTTTGGGTGAGTACTTTTCACTCATTTGGGATGAAAATTTTGCGTAAATACGCCTATCAGGCCGGGTATGCACCCAATTTCACCTTAGCGGAATATGGAGATCAGGTTGGTTTAGTTAAGCAAGGACTTAATGAACTGGGGTTAATTGAAGATGGGATGAGTCAGGATCCCAAAGCACTTCTTTCTTTAATCAGTATGGCAAAAGCAAAAAATCAGACACCGGAGGACTTGGAAGAATCGGGGGATGCTTGGGAGCAACGTGTAGGATCTATCTATCGTTATTATCAAGAATACTTGCATGCACTCAATATTATGGACTTTGATGATTTGTTGATGCTCACCGTGCGCTTACTACAAAAGGATGAAAAAGTTCGCAGTTTACTGCAACAAAAATTCAAATACGTGATGGTAGATGAATTTCAGGATACAAATCATATTCAGATGGAATTATTGCATGCTCTGCTACCAAAAGAGAATCCCAATATTTGTGTCGTGGGTGACGATGATCAATCTATCTATAGCTGGCGTGGTGCTGAAGTAGCCAATATTCTTTCTTTTCCTGAGATCTTCCCCGGGGGGACTTTAATCAAGCTGGAGCAAAATTACCGCTCCACCAATGTGATTTTGAATGCGGCTAATAAAGTGATTAGTATTAACTCGCAGCGGCATGTTAAAAACCTATGGTCAGCACAAGAAGGCGGAGAAAAACTCAAAGTAGTGGCCTGTGGAAGTGAAGAGCGCGAAGCAAAAACTATTGCTGATTCGATTTTAAATAAAGTAAATGGTCGTGAAAATACCTATGGTGATTGTGCTATCTTGTACCGCTCGAATCATCAGAGCCGTGCGTTAGAAGATGCGATGCGCCGAGGACGCATTCCCTATAAAGTCATTGGAGACACCTCTTTTTATGAACGAAAAGAAGTTCGTGATGCCTTCGCATTTTTAAAGATAATTCAAAATCCCCGCGACGATTTCTCCTTTTTACGAGTCTTAGATGTACCGCCTCGTGGGATTGGGCCGCGAACCATAAAAACTTTGCGCGAGAAAGCAGTAGAACACAAAACCTCGGTATATGATCTGGTATGTAATCAGGAATTCATGGAGAATTTTGGGCGTTCTAGTGATGCGGTAGTTAAATTCAATAATCGTGTCGCAGAGTTTCGGGAGAAATTCCAAGAACAGACTTCCTTAGCCAAGTTAGTTGATGATTATTTTGAAGGCGTAGGCTATATAGAAGGCTTAGGGCGTATGTATAAGCCGCGGGAAGATGCTGAAAAGCGTTATAAGAATGTGATAGAGATTGTGCATACTATTGAAGCTCGCGAAAAGGATGAAAAGCGTTGCATCCCTTTACAAGAGTATTTAGAAGCAGTGGGTTTAATGGAAGAGTATCGTCGTCGCCAAGAGAAAGATGAAGATCCTAATACAGTGATGTTATTAACGGTACATGCCTCTAAAGGTTTAGAATTCCCTTGTGTTTATGTAACGGGAATGGAGAAAAATTTGTTTCCTCATGAAAAGTCATCGGGTTTAAAGGCTTTGGCGGAGGAGCGTCGACTTTTTTATGTTGCCCTAACGCGTGCCAAGAGTGATTTGATTTTGACTTGGGCAAAGATGCGCAAAGCTGGACGACGCATGAGTCAACGTATGCCCTCGCAGTTTTTAGGTGAGTTACCGGCAGATTTGGTTGACCATTGCCGGCCTCAGGATTTGCTGAAAAAACTTAGTAAAGAAGAATTCTTGGCACAATTAAAAACGCTTAAATTTGATAAGTAA
- a CDS encoding RNA polymerase sigma factor has translation MQSDKQVIKKYLNGDDSAFDELYGRYRLPLYAYLSRLAPGQSQLVDDLFQKTWMKVVAYLPRYEDRQTFLAWSMRISHNLLIDHFRKENRRYMDELPEDVSCSDHVPGESLVFGELSDALKRAISKLPNEQRQVLDLRQENIPFKEIAVIQGVSLNTALGRMHYAVKRLRDLLKSWDQPHG, from the coding sequence ATGCAGAGTGATAAGCAAGTTATAAAAAAATACTTAAATGGTGATGATAGCGCATTTGACGAACTTTATGGTCGTTATCGTTTACCCTTGTATGCTTACCTCAGCCGACTTGCTCCAGGGCAAAGTCAGCTCGTGGATGATCTTTTTCAAAAAACATGGATGAAGGTCGTCGCTTATTTGCCTCGTTATGAAGATCGCCAGACCTTTTTAGCTTGGAGTATGCGCATCTCGCATAATTTACTCATCGATCATTTTCGAAAAGAAAATCGTCGTTATATGGATGAATTACCAGAGGATGTGTCCTGTTCGGATCATGTTCCAGGGGAGAGTTTAGTTTTTGGTGAATTGAGTGATGCGCTTAAAAGGGCCATCTCTAAGTTGCCCAATGAGCAGCGCCAAGTACTGGATTTACGCCAAGAAAACATACCTTTTAAAGAAATAGCAGTCATCCAAGGCGTGAGTCTAAATACCGCACTTGGCCGTATGCATTACGCAGTGAAACGCCTACGTGACTTATTGAAGTCTTGGGATCAGCCTCATGGATAA
- a CDS encoding response regulator — MRLKDSLKDSGQHTVLIVDDLEDNVFILKSLLTSQNYKVLGAYTGRSALEICFEEKPDLVLLDLSLPDINGVEVLQEIRQEPSLIHTGIIILTATSSSDVLIKGFMLGADDFIKKPYHHLEMLARMQATLKLRDTYAQLRHVNAQLDSLNKGLEVTVKEQVNELEQSNRLKRFMAPQVIDSLMTESKDLLTISERRKISVLFLDLRGFTAYANSASPESLMTSLQHFHKTIGPVIFKHQATIERFTGDGLMCIIGAPNTILDHSTVALDMAREIRTVYEQEKIEHGELLPLDMSMGIATGEATTGTIGFEGRLDYAAIGPVTNMAARLCAKAGPNEILISHNVKLQITCDKEVSFVEEAEVKGFDYKVKYYRA, encoded by the coding sequence ATGCGCTTAAAAGACTCTTTAAAAGATAGCGGACAACACACGGTACTCATTGTTGATGATTTAGAAGATAATGTTTTCATTCTAAAATCTTTACTCACTTCACAAAACTATAAAGTACTTGGTGCCTATACAGGTAGGTCTGCTCTAGAAATCTGTTTTGAAGAAAAACCCGACCTCGTCTTACTCGACCTTTCTCTCCCCGATATCAACGGCGTTGAAGTACTTCAAGAAATCCGACAAGAGCCCAGCCTCATTCATACCGGGATTATTATTTTAACCGCCACAAGTTCAAGTGATGTACTCATCAAAGGCTTTATGTTGGGCGCCGATGATTTTATCAAAAAACCCTATCATCATTTAGAGATGCTTGCTCGTATGCAAGCCACTTTAAAACTTCGAGACACCTATGCTCAACTTCGCCATGTCAATGCACAATTAGATAGTCTCAACAAGGGCCTCGAAGTCACTGTAAAAGAGCAAGTGAATGAACTAGAGCAATCGAACCGTCTCAAACGTTTTATGGCGCCACAAGTTATCGATTCTTTGATGACTGAATCTAAAGATTTACTCACCATTAGCGAACGTCGCAAAATATCGGTACTCTTTTTAGACCTTAGGGGATTCACTGCCTATGCCAACTCTGCTAGCCCTGAAAGTTTAATGACCAGCCTCCAGCATTTTCATAAGACGATTGGCCCTGTGATTTTCAAACATCAGGCGACTATTGAACGTTTTACCGGCGATGGACTGATGTGCATTATCGGAGCGCCGAACACCATCCTTGATCATTCAACGGTAGCGCTTGATATGGCAAGAGAAATACGAACGGTATATGAGCAAGAAAAAATTGAACACGGTGAACTACTACCCTTAGATATGTCAATGGGAATTGCTACCGGTGAAGCCACGACAGGAACGATCGGCTTTGAAGGGCGACTCGATTACGCCGCTATTGGCCCTGTAACTAACATGGCTGCAAGACTCTGCGCCAAAGCTGGACCCAATGAAATTTTGATTTCTCACAATGTAAAACTACAAATTACATGCGATAAAGAAGTAAGTTTTGTTGAAGAGGCTGAGGTCAAGGGATTTGACTACAAAGTCAAATACTACAGAGCGTAA
- a CDS encoding NAD-dependent malic enzyme has protein sequence MPNTGASHSITLRLQMNHQPGLFARATEIIGTTGGNIGAIDIVKINKGKITRDVTVDTSSDEHKQTIITALSNEPGIKVVHSSDRVFLMHLGGKIEVNSRFPLKSRDELSMAYTPGVARVCQAIHKDPQLAHNLTIKKNTVAIVSDGTAVLGLGDIGPEAAMPVMEGKAMLFKEFGGVDAFPICLNTTDTEEIIRTVKAIAPGFGGINLEDISAPRCFEIERRLQEELNIPVFHDDQHGTAIVLIAGLINALKFVNKKPKDIKAVVAGVGAAGTACTKMMLDLGLKNIIGLDRTGILYPGRDNMNEEKQAYAEMTNPHKIQGSMDEAIKDADLFVGLSGPGVLSLEQVKKMAKDPIVFAMSNPTPEIMPEIALPHVAVMATGRSDYPNQLNNVLCFPGIFKGALKCRATSITEKMKLAAATAIADTVKSSELCAEYIIPGVFNKDVARKVARAVKKAAK, from the coding sequence ATGCCAAATACCGGTGCCAGTCATTCTATTACTCTACGTTTACAAATGAATCATCAGCCAGGCCTTTTTGCTCGTGCCACAGAAATTATTGGCACTACTGGAGGCAACATAGGCGCTATTGACATAGTCAAGATTAATAAAGGGAAAATCACTCGTGATGTGACGGTCGACACAAGTAGCGACGAACATAAACAAACGATTATAACCGCCCTAAGCAATGAACCCGGTATCAAAGTCGTTCATAGTTCTGACCGCGTCTTCCTCATGCACCTCGGCGGGAAAATTGAAGTCAATAGTCGCTTCCCGCTCAAATCTCGCGATGAATTATCGATGGCTTACACCCCTGGCGTTGCTCGTGTTTGCCAAGCTATTCATAAAGACCCTCAACTAGCTCATAACCTTACGATCAAAAAAAATACTGTTGCGATCGTCTCTGATGGCACTGCAGTACTTGGCCTTGGCGATATTGGCCCCGAAGCTGCCATGCCCGTCATGGAAGGCAAAGCTATGCTTTTTAAAGAATTCGGCGGTGTTGATGCCTTCCCTATCTGTTTAAATACCACTGATACGGAAGAAATCATTCGTACGGTGAAAGCTATTGCACCGGGTTTTGGAGGTATTAATTTAGAAGATATTTCCGCACCACGTTGCTTCGAGATTGAACGACGTTTACAAGAAGAACTCAATATTCCTGTCTTTCACGACGATCAGCACGGCACCGCTATTGTGCTCATTGCAGGCCTTATCAATGCTCTAAAATTTGTCAATAAAAAACCTAAAGATATTAAAGCTGTGGTTGCCGGCGTCGGCGCGGCGGGGACTGCCTGCACCAAAATGATGCTTGATTTAGGTCTCAAAAATATCATTGGTCTCGATCGCACTGGCATTCTATATCCTGGTCGAGATAATATGAATGAGGAAAAACAGGCCTATGCAGAAATGACGAATCCGCACAAAATTCAAGGATCCATGGATGAAGCGATTAAGGATGCCGATTTATTTGTTGGTTTATCTGGTCCTGGAGTACTTTCGCTTGAGCAAGTCAAAAAGATGGCCAAAGACCCGATCGTTTTTGCGATGTCTAATCCGACTCCAGAAATCATGCCCGAAATTGCCCTACCCCATGTAGCTGTCATGGCCACAGGACGGAGTGATTATCCTAATCAACTCAACAACGTTCTCTGTTTCCCTGGGATTTTTAAAGGCGCACTTAAATGTCGTGCGACATCCATTACTGAAAAAATGAAATTGGCTGCCGCTACTGCCATTGCGGACACAGTAAAAAGTAGTGAACTATGTGCTGAATATATTATTCCAGGCGTCTTTAATAAAGACGTAGCTCGTAAAGTGGCTCGTGCTGTAAAGAAAGCTGCCAAATAG